One genomic window of Medicago truncatula cultivar Jemalong A17 chromosome 1, MtrunA17r5.0-ANR, whole genome shotgun sequence includes the following:
- the LOC25480637 gene encoding uncharacterized protein, translating to MESTEKQPGLLQQIVPPRLEDAGLEDPALPPKSIHEAFLKAAAAVKSRIFTSSDEDDCIDDPKPSGEDVSDVVGVIELENKEPGACVDGLQGLDKEKDDVKEKSEEKEKKEKKPIFVGGYA from the coding sequence atggaGTCCACCGAGAAACAACCAGGTTTGCTACAGCAGATTGTACCACCGCGTCTAGAAGACGCAGGTCTCGAAGATCCTGCACTTCCACCGAAATCAATCCACGAAGCGTTTCTCAAAGCAGCCGCTGCTGTGAAATCGAGAATATTCACATCCTCCGACGAAGATGATTGCATCGACGATCCAAAGCCGTCCGGCGAGGATGTGTCCGATGTCGTTGGTGTGATTGAGCTGGAAAACAAGGAGCCGGGAGCTTGTGTTGATGGGTTGCAAGGTTTGGATAAGGAGAAAGATGATGTGAAGGAAAAAagtgaagaaaaggaaaagaaagagaagaaacctATCTTCGTTGGTGGCTATGCTTGA